From the genome of Marinitoga sp. 38H-ov:
TGGATCATATTTTACATTATATTTGAGAAGTGTATATACTAATTCAGCTAGTTTTCTTGTTATTGCTGTTAAAGAAACTTTTTTTAATTTACCTCTTTTAACTAATTTATCATGTTTTTCTTTGTAGTAAGGGAGCGGCTTGCCCCCTGGCTATTGGAGAAGAAATAAGGAAAACATTTACAAACAATAAAATCATTAAACTTAATTGATTTAAATTCTTCTAAGTCAGAATTATTATATTGATCAGAAAAAAGATTAAAAACGAAATCTGGAGTAAAATAATATAAAGAACCATGAGGTCTG
Proteins encoded in this window:
- a CDS encoding integrase core domain-containing protein, with product MDELNIIHEFGYKNNPNSQAYVESFHSSVQCEFVESIEFNYIDDVYNYYISYIYFYNRPHGSLYYFTPDFVFNLFSDQYNNSDLEEFKSIKFNDFIVCKCFPYFFSNSQGASRSLTTKKNMIN